The Deinobacterium chartae sequence ACTGCTCGGGATGGTGCGCAGCGGTGTACAGGCTGATCAGGCCGCCCAGCGAGGCACCCCACAGCCCGCGTCCCTGCGGATCGGTGCGCACCGCGAACTCGCCCTCGACCCGGGGAAACACCTCGGCCTCGAGGAAGCGCAGGTAGTCGTCGTTGAGGTAGTACTCGTGCGAGCGGTCACCCGGCTCGAGGAACACGAACACGGCGGGCTCGGTGAGGCCCTGGTGCAGGGCCAGGTCGGCGATCTCACCCAGACGCCCGGTGCGGTAGAAGGCCACGCCGTCTTGTACGTAGAACACCGGGTAACGCCGGGCGGGGTCGTAGTTCGGGGGCGTATACACGTAGGCGCGACGGGTACCGCCGAACACCCCGCCCTCCCAGGCAAGGCGCTCGGCCCGGCCGCGCGGAACTTCCGGGCCGGGTTCGGCCAGCAGCGGGTGCAGCGGGTAGGTACCGATCTCGACCGCGCGGGGGTAGGGCCACCAGGGGTTCAGCGAGCGGCGCGGGTTGTCCGGATCGGCGAACGGCTTGCCGTCTTCCCCGACCCAGGCGTACTCGATCCAGGAATTGCGCGGAAACTCGAGGACGATGTCCGCGCCGGTGACCGCGATGGGCTCACGGCGGTCCCAGTCGGTGAAGTCTCCGATCAGGGCGCGGGCGCCGGCGGGCGGCGTGAAGGTTACGAAAGTGTGCTCGACGCGTACGGCCATACGCGCAGCCTACACCGCGCACCCGGCTGCTGCTGGAACCCGGCTCTCCAACGCCGCCTCGAGGTCGGCCAGGCTGGATACCCGGGTGAGGCGGGCACGCAGCTCGGCCGGGTCGCCCGCGTCCAGGTGCAGCGCGTACTGCGCGAGCACCTTGCGCAGCTGACGCAGGCCGTGTGCCTCGCCGTACCACTGGGCGTTCAACCGGGCGTGCTCGAGGATGAGCCGGACGCGCGCGGAGCGGTCGGGCGCGGGCCGTCCACGCACCTCGGCGAAGATCCAGGGCTGCCCGACCGCTCCGCGCCCGATCATCACGCCCGCCACGCCCAGGTTCAGGCGACGGCGGTAGTCCTCGGCCGAGCGCACGTCGCCCGAACCGATCACCGGAATGCGCAGGGCCGCGGCCACTTCGGCGATCGCCTCCCAGTCGGCCTCGCCCTCGTAACGCTGCAGCGAGGTGCGCCCGTGCACGGTCACCAGGTCGGCTCCGGCTGCCTCGAGGCCCAGGGCGATCTCGCGCGCCTGCGGCCGGTCCCAGCCCAGCCGGATCTTGGCGCTGAGCGGCACGGTGTCGGGCACGGCGGCGCGCATGGCGCTCACGATGCGGTAGGCGACCTCGGGGGTCTGCAGCAGGCAGGCTCCGCCGCGCCCGCGCACCTTGGGGACCGGACAGCCCATGTTCAGGTCCACGGCGGCGGGGCCGTACAGCTCCACAACCTTCACGGCGGCTTCGGCCAGCACCTGCGGGTCGGCCCCGAACAGTTGCAGCACCAGGTTCTGCTCGCCGGGGTAGGGCTGGCCCAGCTCGAGGCTGCGGCCCACCCGGCCCCGGGCCGCGTCCTCGAGAACGCCCTGGGCACTCATCATCTCCGAGACCGTCCAGGCCGCTCCCTGCTCCAGAGCCAGCTTGCGAAAAGGCGCGTCCGAGTAGCCGGCCATAGGGGCCAGCACCGCCCCGCCCGCCCTTAACCTGTCGCCATAAAAGCTGCGCATTGAAGTACTATAAGAGAGCTCAAAGGCCACAAAAAGAAACGCTGAACATTTGGCGTTAAGCTCCACATGTGCCCGGATGGCGGGTGCCTAAACTCGAGATGGAGGCACACGTGCTCACTACACAACGCGTGACCATTCGTGACGCGCAAACGATCCACCAGCTGTACATGGCCACGCCACAATATTTCGAGATTCTTGGCACTCATGTCCCCAGCCAGCAAGAAGTCGAGAGCGAGGTAGCCCTCGCCCAGCTCGACCCGCGCCGCCACCTCGAGCTGTTGCTCGACGGCGAGTTGCCCATCGGCTGCATCGACTACAAAACCGATTACCCGCACGCGGGCGATGTGACCCTGAACCTGCTGCTGATTTCCGCCCCCTTCCAGAACCGCGGATACGGCAAACGCGCCGTAGCCCTGCTCGAGGAGCGCCTGAGCGGCGCAGCCAGCCGCCTGCTGGCCAGCGTGCTGGGCGAGAACGCCCGCGCGGTACAC is a genomic window containing:
- a CDS encoding alpha/beta hydrolase; the protein is MAVRVEHTFVTFTPPAGARALIGDFTDWDRREPIAVTGADIVLEFPRNSWIEYAWVGEDGKPFADPDNPRRSLNPWWPYPRAVEIGTYPLHPLLAEPGPEVPRGRAERLAWEGGVFGGTRRAYVYTPPNYDPARRYPVFYVQDGVAFYRTGRLGEIADLALHQGLTEPAVFVFLEPGDRSHEYYLNDDYLRFLEAEVFPRVEGEFAVRTDPQGRGLWGASLGGLISLYTAAHHPEQFSRVVSHSGAFLADPGSARRDTRGASEWLRGALSSRPPEHLRVAMDSGTIEWLLAPNRRMAALFQDLGIAHQYREYASGHNWVSWRNALPEALLYQLGKGAAPV
- a CDS encoding GNAT family N-acetyltransferase — encoded protein: MLTTQRVTIRDAQTIHQLYMATPQYFEILGTHVPSQQEVESEVALAQLDPRRHLELLLDGELPIGCIDYKTDYPHAGDVTLNLLLISAPFQNRGYGKRAVALLEERLSGAASRLLASVLGENARAVHFWESQGYRFAVDAKPVMSWYAKPLAQRAPLASDSKQLAIL
- a CDS encoding tRNA dihydrouridine synthase, whose protein sequence is MRSFYGDRLRAGGAVLAPMAGYSDAPFRKLALEQGAAWTVSEMMSAQGVLEDAARGRVGRSLELGQPYPGEQNLVLQLFGADPQVLAEAAVKVVELYGPAAVDLNMGCPVPKVRGRGGACLLQTPEVAYRIVSAMRAAVPDTVPLSAKIRLGWDRPQAREIALGLEAAGADLVTVHGRTSLQRYEGEADWEAIAEVAAALRIPVIGSGDVRSAEDYRRRLNLGVAGVMIGRGAVGQPWIFAEVRGRPAPDRSARVRLILEHARLNAQWYGEAHGLRQLRKVLAQYALHLDAGDPAELRARLTRVSSLADLEAALESRVPAAAGCAV